One genomic segment of Methanothermobacter tenebrarum includes these proteins:
- the tfe gene encoding transcription factor E: MINNTLIQELIHEIVNEEEGVPVVECLMRGSITDEEIAEKTSLKLNTVRRILYKLYDAGIASYKRSKDPETQWYTYTWKFESEKLEKIMKKRNREIVENLKELLAFEENNMFFACKNGHYRYTFDEAAENNFRCPECHEKLEYMDNSEIIQEIKEELRLYENNGSEVPFNFRSYS; encoded by the coding sequence TTGATTAACAATACATTAATACAAGAGTTGATCCATGAAATAGTCAACGAAGAGGAGGGTGTGCCAGTAGTTGAGTGTCTGATGAGGGGTAGTATAACTGATGAGGAGATAGCCGAGAAAACCAGCCTAAAATTGAACACAGTCCGCCGAATATTGTATAAACTTTATGATGCTGGGATAGCAAGTTACAAAAGGAGTAAGGACCCCGAAACTCAATGGTACACTTACACGTGGAAATTCGAATCAGAGAAGCTCGAGAAGATAATGAAGAAAAGAAACCGTGAGATTGTAGAAAACCTGAAAGAACTCTTAGCATTCGAAGAAAATAACATGTTCTTCGCATGCAAAAACGGCCATTACAGGTACACCTTTGATGAAGCTGCTGAAAACAATTTCAGATGCCCAGAATGCCATGAGAAACTTGAATACATGGATAATTCAGAGATAATACAAGAAATCAAAGAAGAACTGAGACTATATGAAAATAATGGTTCAGAAGTACCCTTCAACTTCAGATCTTATTCTTAA
- a CDS encoding TIGR00295 family protein, translating to MSIRLLKEVGCPQWVINHSKKVAEKALEISKNFKVDRKLIKEAALLHDIGRCKTNNIQHGIIGAKILKERGYPKSIIKIVERHIGAGIPKDEAILLGLPPKDYIPVTLEEKIVAHADNLINGEKEVDISFVLKKWEKKLGKNHPAIERLKKLHRELEL from the coding sequence TTGAGCATCCGCCTACTTAAAGAAGTTGGCTGTCCCCAGTGGGTTATAAACCATTCTAAAAAAGTGGCTGAAAAGGCGCTTGAAATATCCAAGAATTTTAAAGTTGACAGAAAATTAATCAAAGAAGCCGCCCTTTTACACGACATAGGAAGATGCAAGACTAACAACATCCAACATGGGATAATAGGGGCTAAAATCCTCAAAGAAAGAGGATACCCTAAGAGTATAATAAAGATAGTTGAAAGGCATATAGGGGCTGGCATACCAAAGGATGAGGCAATATTATTAGGCTTACCCCCGAAGGATTATATTCCAGTCACCCTAGAAGAAAAGATAGTTGCACATGCTGATAACCTTATAAATGGGGAAAAGGAAGTAGACATATCATTTGTATTGAAAAAATGGGAAAAAAAGTTAGGAAAAAATCATCCCGCAATAGAAAGGCTTAAAAAATTGCACAGAGAACTCGAACTTTAA
- a CDS encoding glutamate synthase-related protein, with protein MKLSNKDCLCPKCPSYPFHGESLYCLEGNSRFEVHERGCLCSSCPVYYEKKLEGLYFCNKDLIGDERIFMRRRKKGEDPGDYEKIIQIKIMSKGKNVIGSMGSPKKPPYTFDDINFIPAQIHRMPLNGDAKVNTKVTIGPKAKKPLKVNSPIIISGMSYGAISEKAKKAIALAAKKLGIAYNSGEGGVLQYELKVASSQLILQYSTGRFGLNEDIIKKAAAIEIRFGQGAYPGKGSYLPPEKISSDVARIRGIKKGEGAYSPARHPDIKNVKELGEKIEWLREINPSAPIGAKIGCGDIEKDIRLLIDCGVDFISIDGFGGGTSTAFTHIRDNVGFPLISALPRAAQIIKEEEKRGEVSLIAGGGIRTSADMAKCLALGADAIYIGTAALIALNCEQHRLCHTGMCPTGITTHDPHLMKQFDLEKATKRLENFIKVATGEIADFARVTGKDDIRLLDDSDIFSFKKGLAELAGIKWLDGSIPGGS; from the coding sequence GTGAAATTGTCAAATAAGGATTGTCTTTGCCCAAAATGCCCAAGTTACCCCTTCCATGGAGAATCATTATATTGCCTAGAGGGTAACAGCCGATTTGAGGTGCATGAGAGGGGATGCCTCTGCTCCTCATGCCCAGTATACTATGAGAAAAAATTAGAAGGCCTTTATTTCTGTAATAAAGATCTTATAGGTGATGAGCGCATTTTCATGCGTCGGAGAAAAAAAGGTGAAGACCCAGGAGACTATGAAAAAATTATCCAGATAAAAATAATGTCAAAGGGAAAAAACGTTATAGGTTCAATGGGCTCGCCAAAAAAACCACCATACACATTCGATGACATAAATTTCATACCAGCACAAATCCACAGAATGCCATTAAATGGGGATGCAAAGGTCAACACAAAAGTTACAATTGGTCCAAAGGCCAAAAAACCGCTTAAAGTCAATTCACCCATTATAATAAGTGGGATGAGCTATGGTGCAATATCAGAAAAGGCCAAAAAAGCCATTGCACTTGCAGCTAAAAAACTAGGGATAGCCTATAATTCAGGTGAAGGGGGAGTACTACAATATGAATTAAAAGTTGCATCATCCCAGCTCATTCTACAATATTCAACCGGAAGGTTCGGATTAAACGAAGATATTATAAAAAAGGCCGCTGCCATAGAAATAAGATTTGGCCAGGGAGCCTATCCTGGTAAAGGAAGTTACCTACCCCCTGAAAAGATAAGTTCGGACGTTGCGCGGATAAGGGGGATAAAAAAGGGTGAAGGAGCGTATTCACCAGCTCGTCATCCTGATATAAAAAATGTCAAAGAACTAGGAGAGAAGATTGAATGGCTCCGTGAAATTAACCCCAGCGCCCCGATTGGGGCTAAAATAGGATGTGGAGACATAGAAAAGGATATTAGGTTACTAATTGATTGTGGTGTTGATTTCATAAGTATTGACGGATTTGGTGGGGGTACTAGCACAGCTTTCACGCATATAAGGGATAATGTGGGATTTCCTCTCATCAGCGCGCTTCCAAGAGCGGCTCAGATAATCAAAGAAGAAGAAAAAAGGGGAGAAGTTTCCCTTATAGCTGGTGGCGGTATTAGAACTTCAGCTGACATGGCAAAATGTTTAGCATTGGGTGCTGACGCCATCTATATCGGTACCGCAGCCCTCATAGCCCTCAACTGTGAACAACACCGTCTATGTCATACTGGAATGTGCCCTACCGGCATCACGACACATGATCCCCATTTAATGAAACAGTTTGACCTTGAAAAGGCAACCAAGAGGCTGGAAAACTTTATAAAGGTTGCTACTGGTGAGATTGCAGATTTCGCAAGGGTAACTGGTAAAGACGATATTAGATTGTTAGATGATTCTGATATATTTTCCTTTAAGAAGGGACTTGCAGAGCTTGCCGGTATAAAATGGTTGGATGGTTCAATACCTGGGGGTTCATAG
- a CDS encoding DUF5591 domain-containing protein, which yields MRVQCSIEESLYRPEAVRWRERMKLLKPTGKAVVILPCSMKKPYSTSRSHQIFRKVTRRIQEVILTSPFAICPREMENTYPISSYDVSTTGKWSWEEKKVTGEVLRDYVRDKDVIAHVTGGYREVCEEYLDECKFTCLNDKPTSKKSMENLKKSIRGYKKIPQRIKLLNGLKSIAKYQFGEKGANLIPEDFKIKGRYNKMILDKDNNHLHTLMMDRGLYVPTLHGGRLLADLKINWVEIDFKLESNTLFAPGVVDADPSIIPGDEVIITRKDELVGVGKAILNGEEMIKAEYGVAVKVRHRTK from the coding sequence ATAAGGGTGCAATGTTCCATTGAAGAATCTCTCTATCGTCCCGAGGCCGTCCGTTGGCGGGAGAGGATGAAACTCCTCAAACCTACTGGGAAGGCAGTGGTAATATTACCTTGTAGTATGAAAAAACCCTATTCAACTTCTAGGTCTCATCAGATATTCAGGAAAGTTACTCGTAGAATCCAGGAAGTGATATTAACATCACCATTTGCTATCTGTCCAAGGGAGATGGAAAATACGTATCCTATTTCATCCTATGATGTTTCAACAACAGGTAAATGGTCATGGGAAGAAAAAAAGGTTACAGGAGAAGTTTTAAGGGATTATGTCAGGGATAAGGATGTTATAGCTCATGTAACAGGTGGTTACAGGGAAGTCTGCGAGGAGTATCTTGATGAATGTAAGTTCACTTGCCTTAACGATAAACCAACATCCAAAAAATCCATGGAAAACCTTAAAAAAAGTATAAGAGGTTATAAAAAAATACCTCAACGTATAAAACTTTTAAACGGGTTAAAATCCATCGCAAAATATCAATTTGGCGAAAAAGGAGCCAATCTAATACCCGAAGATTTTAAAATAAAAGGAAGATATAACAAAATGATCCTAGACAAAGATAATAACCATCTTCACACTTTAATGATGGACAGGGGATTATATGTGCCCACGCTTCATGGAGGGCGCCTACTAGCAGATTTAAAGATTAACTGGGTTGAAATAGATTTCAAATTAGAGTCAAACACCCTATTCGCGCCAGGAGTGGTGGACGCGGATCCTAGTATAATCCCAGGGGATGAAGTTATAATAACACGGAAGGATGAACTCGTCGGAGTCGGTAAAGCCATCCTAAACGGAGAAGAGATGATAAAAGCAGAATATGGGGTGGCCGTTAAAGTACGTCACAGAACCAAATAA
- a CDS encoding metal-sulfur cluster assembly factor translates to MADDLVEKIKKALAKVTDPHMGISIMDMGLVENIEIEQRDQTIAKITIRPTNPGCMSAARMAMDAKNIVEEVEGIDRAEIIIAGHLMADAITEMVNKL, encoded by the coding sequence ATGGCAGATGATCTCGTGGAGAAAATAAAGAAAGCTTTAGCAAAGGTTACAGACCCACACATGGGTATAAGTATAATGGACATGGGACTTGTTGAGAACATTGAAATAGAACAGAGAGACCAGACAATAGCAAAGATAACCATAAGACCAACCAACCCAGGTTGCATGAGCGCAGCTAGAATGGCCATGGATGCAAAAAACATAGTAGAAGAAGTTGAGGGGATCGACAGGGCCGAGATTATCATAGCAGGACATCTAATGGCAGATGCAATCACAGAAATGGTAAACAAGTTATAA
- a CDS encoding adenylate kinase, which translates to MPRRKDLISVVGVPGVGKTSLCKKLSEKVDYPHINYGDLMLKIARKKNLAETEDELFSLPIQIQYQIWKEAALQIKKQKKALIDLHGLDQSPIGYILSLPVKIIKPSLIILIESPPELILLRRKLDAKKRIKDTIKTLSEHIEMLRISMMISSAMIGCTLYIIQNIDFKETINEMKKLLILHQRIS; encoded by the coding sequence ATGCCAAGGAGAAAAGACCTCATAAGCGTGGTTGGAGTACCAGGAGTGGGTAAAACCAGCCTATGTAAAAAATTATCAGAGAAGGTAGACTATCCCCACATAAACTATGGAGATCTCATGTTAAAGATTGCAAGGAAAAAGAACCTCGCAGAGACAGAAGATGAACTATTCTCACTCCCAATACAGATACAATACCAAATATGGAAAGAAGCTGCACTTCAAATAAAAAAGCAAAAAAAAGCCCTAATAGACTTACATGGCCTTGACCAATCACCCATAGGATACATATTATCACTACCCGTTAAAATCATAAAACCGTCCCTCATAATACTTATAGAATCCCCCCCAGAACTTATACTATTGAGAAGAAAACTTGACGCGAAAAAGAGGATAAAAGATACAATAAAAACTTTAAGTGAACACATAGAAATGCTAAGGATATCAATGATGATATCCTCTGCCATGATAGGATGCACACTATACATAATCCAAAACATAGATTTTAAAGAAACAATAAATGAGATGAAAAAGCTATTAATACTCCATCAACGCATTTCATAG